The following are encoded in a window of Vicia villosa cultivar HV-30 ecotype Madison, WI unplaced genomic scaffold, Vvil1.0 ctg.000863F_1_1, whole genome shotgun sequence genomic DNA:
- the LOC131631790 gene encoding uncharacterized protein LOC131631790, with protein MTHKKFEHPRHSSLGEISRKSGHIGRGDTHDAQTEFDRTELDITWGVTCLPRKTYMGSRKVACIGAWHPARVANGKGYEGVVTRWGVTHLPRKTHRGSRMVACIGAWHPARVTKGKGYEGVVTRWGVTRLPRKTHIGLRKVACIGAWHPARVAKGKGHEGVVTRWRVTRLPRKTHMGLRKVACIGA; from the exons ATGACTCACAAGAAGTTCGAACACCCTAGACACAGTTCTTTGGGAGAAATCTCAAGGAAGAGTGGTCACATAGGAAGAG GAGATACCCATGATGCTCAGACTGAGTTTGATAG GACTGAGTTAGACATAACTTGGGGTGTTACTTGTCTCCCGCGTAAGACTTACATGGGTTCGAGGAAGGTTGCTTGTATTGGTGCATGGCATCCTGCCAGAGTGGCAAATGGTAAGGGTTATGAAGGTGTTGTTACTCGTTGGGGTGTTACCCATCTCCCCCGTAAGACTCACAGGGGTTCGAGGATGGTTGCTTGTATTGGTGCATGGCATCCTGCCAGAGTGACAAAAGGTAAGGGTTATGAAGGAGTTGTTACTCGTTGGGGTGTTACTCGTCTCCCACGTAAGACTCACATTGGTTTGAGGAAGGTTGCTTGTATTGGTGCATGGCATCCTGCCAGAGTAGCAAAAGGTAAGGGTCATGAAGGGGTTGTTACTCGTTGGCGTGTTACCCGTCTCCCCCGTAAGACTCACATGGGTTTGAGGAAGGTTGCTTGTATTGGTGCATGA